The following are encoded in a window of Narcine bancroftii isolate sNarBan1 chromosome 2, sNarBan1.hap1, whole genome shotgun sequence genomic DNA:
- the LOC138755096 gene encoding suppressor of cytokine signaling 6, whose product MKKISLKTIKKSFNLNKGRDENEFVVMQQPSLVNDFGKEDSLFSCYGKDLAGNDLNKTEEDDKGPKNKAKGEGLMCTLKRRLSAKQKQKSKGSSPPVGFVEDDRFSSSSTPASINDLKAQRPLRSTSLRGHHYSPTPWPLRSTSSEETCIKMEGKVKALVHNNSPNQALNGVRKEFQDMQTDNVFQVQNNTIKEIDSQNGNSHPTLDESCHVPVVIGLMPQNYIQYTMPLDEGMYPLEGSRGYCLDNPLPMEVASVPSHVCSSTLQADEAHMVPDLVVASDIFLDPPVNGLLIGTTGVILQNSSSNHVDIPPLSPLLPPGSSQMQLTFPGFVSTAAQVAERVRHHLNFDPNSAPGVGRVYDSVQNNGPMVVTSLTEELKKLAKQGWYWGPITRWEAEEKLANVPDGSFLVRDSSDDRYLLSLSFRSQGKTLHTRIEHSNGRFSFYEQPDVEGHTSIVELIEHSIKDSENGAFCYSRSRLPGSATYPVRLTNPVSRFMQVRSLQYLCRFVIRQYTRIDLIQKLPLPNKMKDYLQEKHY is encoded by the coding sequence ATGAAGAAGATCAGCCTTAAAACAATCAAAAAATCCTTCAACCTGAACAAAGGCAGAGATGAAAATGAATTTGTGGTGATGCAGCAGCCATCACTCGTGAATGATTTTGGGAAAGAGGACTCTCTGTTCAGTTGTTACGGGAAAGATTTGGCTGGCAATGATTTAAACAAAACTGAAGAAGATGACAAAGGGccaaaaaataaagcaaaaggcGAAGGTTTAATGTGTACCCTGAAAAGGAGGCTTTCTGCAAAGCAGAAACAGAAGTCCAAAGGGAGTTCGCCTCCTGTTGGCTTTGTGGAGGATGATCGGTTTTCCTCCTCTTCAACCCCGGCCAGCATTAATGATTTAAAAGCTCAAAGACCCTTAAGGTCCACATCACTTCGTGGCCATCATTACAGTCCTACCCCTTGGCCCCTGCGATCAACTAGTTCTGAAGAGACCTGCATTAAGATGGAGGGTAAGGTTAAAGCATTGGTCCATAATAATAGCCCAAACCAAGCATTAAATGGAGTTCGTAAGGAGTTCCAGGACATGCAGACCGACAATGTGTTTCAGGTACAGAACAACACAATCAAAGAAATTGACTCTCAAAATGGCAACTCCCATCCGACTCTTGATGAATCTTGTCATGTTCCTGTTGTAATTGGATTGATGCCTCAGAACTACATTCAGTACACAATGCCTTTAGATGAGGGAATGTATCCTCTAGAAGGGTCACGTGGCTATTGTCTTGACAATCCATTGCCAATGGAAGTTGCTTCAGTGCCATCGCACGTATGCAGTAGCACACTACAAGCGGATGAAGCGCATATGGTTCCAGATTTAGTAGTCGCTTCTGATATATTCTTGGACCCACCTGTTAATGGTCTTCTGATTGGTACAACGGGTGTGATCTTGCAGAACTCGAGTTCGAACCACGTTGACATCCCTCCACTGTCTCCACTCCTACCTCCAGGTTCCAGTCAAATGCAGCTGACGTTTCCCGGGTTTGTCAGCACAGCAGCCCAAGTAGCAGAAAGAGTTCGGCACCATTTGAACTTTGATCCAAATTCTGCACCTGGAGTTGGAAGAGTTTATGATTCTGTGCAAAATAATGGTCCAATGGTGGTCACAAGTCTCACTGAAGAGCTGAAAAAGCTTGCAAAACAAGGCTGGTACTGGGGCCCCATAACACGGTGGGAGGCAGAGGAGAAGCTTGCCAATGTGCCTGATGGATCTTTCCTTGTGCGTGATAGTTCCGATGACCGATATCTTTTAAGCCTGAGTTTTCGCTCACAAGGCAAAACTCTTCATACTAGAATAGAACACTCGAATGGCAGATTTAGCTTTTATGAACAGCCTGATGTGGAAGGTCACACATCTATTGTTGAGCTGATTGAGCATTCAATTAAAGACTCGGAAAATGGAGCATTTTGTTATTCTAGGTCTCGCCTGCCTGGCTCTGCAACCTATCCTGTAAGACTAACAAACCCAGTTTCCCGGTTCATGCAAGTCCGTTCACTACAATATCTCTGCCGTTTTGTTATTCGTCAGTACACTCGAATAGACTTAATTCAaaaattgcctctgccaaacaaAATGAAGGATTATTTACAGGAGAAGCACTACTGA